A window of the Natronomonas salina genome harbors these coding sequences:
- a CDS encoding ferritin-like domain-containing protein, whose amino-acid sequence MAMDSSKFAKEVISESNHRGKELAEKVFNADDTITGDDLIPMLKGFMWSEFYLGVIPPMRVMSMMYDGAYEIDVENIDIMLGLGDQIRDEVKHSKLFSRRVEELGGDPNVIHYEPTDEDLFLLERTADWDDPIEIITALNCAGEPALAEAFKAIMEKDIVDPRTKDVIHKAKIDEGNHINLGKKMLARFATDEATQERVWEIVDAKFEAAYAFHGKQMDSMSRPDEFSQTADD is encoded by the coding sequence ATGGCTATGGATAGCAGCAAATTCGCCAAAGAAGTGATTAGCGAGTCAAATCATCGCGGGAAGGAACTCGCTGAGAAAGTGTTCAACGCCGACGACACGATAACCGGCGACGACCTCATTCCGATGCTCAAGGGTTTCATGTGGTCGGAGTTCTATCTTGGCGTCATCCCCCCGATGCGGGTAATGTCGATGATGTATGATGGCGCATACGAAATCGACGTGGAGAACATAGACATCATGCTCGGGCTAGGCGACCAGATTCGCGACGAAGTCAAACATTCTAAGTTGTTTTCGCGACGGGTTGAAGAGTTGGGCGGTGATCCTAATGTGATTCACTATGAACCAACCGACGAGGACCTATTCCTGCTTGAACGGACGGCAGACTGGGATGATCCGATTGAGATCATCACCGCCTTGAACTGCGCCGGAGAACCGGCATTGGCCGAGGCGTTCAAAGCGATAATGGAGAAGGACATCGTTGATCCGCGGACTAAGGATGTGATTCACAAGGCTAAGATTGATGAGGGGAACCACATCAACCTGGGTAAGAAGATGCTTGCGCGCTTCGCGACAGACGAGGCGACCCAAGAGCGTGTCTGGGAAATAGTGGACGCAAAGTTTGAGGCGGCCTACGCCTTCCATGGTAAGCAGATGGATTCAATGTCCCGCCCCGACGAGTTCTCCCAGACTGCAGACGATTGA
- a CDS encoding (2Fe-2S)-binding protein produces MTITLTVNGEKKEIDVDPTIPLSKLLREELELKGTKRGCETGKCGACTVIVDGKATKSCQRLAGQSEGTDVLTIEGLADRAEEGDELHPVQQGFVDEFGMQCGYCTPGIAMMSVALLEENPNPTREEIQHGIKGNLCRCTGYAKIYDAVLGAAEQIEDTSLEPNELSGDD; encoded by the coding sequence ATGACTATTACACTCACCGTTAACGGCGAGAAGAAGGAGATCGATGTTGACCCGACCATTCCACTCTCAAAGCTATTACGTGAGGAGCTTGAACTAAAAGGGACTAAACGCGGCTGCGAGACCGGTAAGTGTGGAGCCTGTACCGTAATCGTCGACGGGAAGGCCACAAAGTCGTGTCAACGTCTTGCCGGCCAGTCCGAGGGCACAGATGTGCTGACGATAGAAGGCCTCGCTGATCGGGCCGAAGAAGGCGACGAACTCCACCCCGTCCAGCAGGGATTCGTGGATGAATTCGGGATGCAGTGTGGGTATTGCACGCCGGGCATCGCCATGATGTCAGTTGCTCTGCTTGAGGAGAATCCCAATCCAACACGGGAAGAAATCCAGCACGGCATTAAAGGGAACCTCTGTCGCTGCACCGGCTATGCTAAGATATACGATGCAGTCCTCGGTGCCGCCGAGCAGATTGAAGATACGTCTCTTGAACCAAATGAACTATCAGGCGACGACTGA
- a CDS encoding FAD binding domain-containing protein: MAIEQRNNSEFYRASSFAEAANLLREHDAAIIAGGQSLMPLLRQGVIDKEAIVDVSAIEGHNEIDTDDTELYLGGLATHRELIESDLAETPWDALVETAKEIGDRQVRNWGTIGGSIAHADPSLDYPPTMIALDAEVECSNGETTEYVPLEDFYVAEYVTVLDPDQLVTGVRIPRPPEGSGVAFEKFAWRKGDMSLVNVAVRLSVEGSEITEARIIVGCMGPTPLRMEEMEEALVGSSIDDTERQRAVAEHVDKFTQPVGEEHASVEYKNRLAERLTEKALQTAAERAMEGTA; encoded by the coding sequence ATGGCGATAGAGCAGCGTAACAACAGCGAGTTTTACAGAGCGAGCTCGTTCGCAGAAGCCGCGAACCTCTTACGGGAGCACGATGCCGCAATTATCGCTGGTGGACAGAGCCTGATGCCACTCCTCCGGCAGGGCGTGATTGATAAGGAGGCCATCGTGGATGTCTCTGCAATCGAAGGCCACAACGAAATCGACACCGACGATACCGAACTATATCTCGGCGGGCTCGCGACTCACCGAGAGTTGATAGAAAGCGATCTAGCTGAAACTCCTTGGGACGCGCTGGTGGAAACTGCGAAAGAAATCGGCGACCGCCAAGTCCGCAATTGGGGCACAATCGGAGGATCAATCGCCCATGCCGACCCCTCTCTCGACTATCCCCCGACAATGATCGCGTTAGACGCCGAAGTCGAGTGCTCAAACGGAGAGACCACCGAGTACGTCCCACTCGAGGATTTCTATGTGGCCGAGTACGTAACTGTCCTCGATCCGGACCAGCTTGTTACGGGAGTTCGCATCCCGCGTCCCCCCGAAGGGTCCGGCGTTGCTTTCGAGAAATTCGCTTGGCGAAAAGGTGATATGTCACTGGTCAACGTCGCCGTGCGGCTGAGCGTCGAAGGGTCCGAAATCACTGAGGCCCGAATCATTGTCGGATGCATGGGTCCTACCCCACTTCGAATGGAGGAGATGGAAGAAGCGCTGGTTGGTTCGTCCATAGACGACACCGAACGCCAACGCGCAGTAGCAGAACACGTAGATAAATTCACCCAACCAGTAGGTGAAGAGCATGCCTCTGTAGAATATAAGAACCGCCTGGCCGAACGGCTGACAGAGAAGGCGTTGCAGACTGCCGCGGAGCGCGCAATGGAGGGGACCGCATGA
- a CDS encoding nucleotidyltransferase family protein, giving the protein MTREELPTVAPEEFRKTGERTEKAIWGVLLAAGQSNRYGEENKLLADLDGMPLIHHAATTLLESSLQGVTVVVGHECDRLREAVDDFSVEIRANPSYDVGQSTSVCEGVRTAQANSADGVLIALGDMPAVTVDSINLLIEAYEYGVSDVLAAACGGARGNPVLFDERFFDRLLAIDGDIGGRDLLTENYNARAIETGDPGVLSDIDRPDDLDLFR; this is encoded by the coding sequence ATGACCAGGGAAGAACTCCCTACGGTCGCCCCAGAAGAATTCCGGAAGACCGGTGAGCGCACTGAGAAGGCTATATGGGGAGTGCTACTCGCCGCAGGTCAAAGTAACCGCTACGGTGAGGAGAACAAATTACTCGCTGACCTTGATGGTATGCCGCTTATTCATCACGCTGCTACCACGCTTCTTGAGAGTTCTCTTCAAGGAGTTACGGTCGTAGTTGGACATGAGTGTGACCGTCTCAGAGAAGCAGTCGACGATTTCTCCGTCGAGATTCGTGCGAACCCATCTTACGACGTAGGACAGAGTACATCCGTTTGTGAGGGTGTACGAACGGCTCAAGCCAACAGCGCCGATGGCGTCCTCATTGCTCTAGGCGATATGCCGGCAGTCACCGTCGATTCAATCAACCTTCTGATTGAAGCGTACGAGTATGGCGTGTCCGACGTTCTTGCAGCGGCTTGTGGAGGAGCACGTGGAAATCCGGTTCTGTTTGATGAGCGATTCTTTGATCGACTGCTCGCTATTGATGGGGATATAGGCGGCCGAGACTTGCTGACCGAAAATTACAATGCAAGAGCTATAGAAACTGGTGACCCTGGTGTACTTAGTGATATTGACCGACCGGATGATCTTGATTTGTTTCGATAA
- a CDS encoding SDR family NAD(P)-dependent oxidoreductase: MDLGINGKVAVVTGASQGIGNAIANTLAEEGADLAICARSPGPLEEAAEEIESKHGVECLPKTADFTDRDDVAAFVDSVVDHYGKIDIFVNNAGSAPGGLLENLDEDDWYKALDLKLMGHVRGATEAMPHLVESEGVLVNLVGNDGTKPSPGELAPGAANAGDINMTEALAKQYGRKGVRVNAVNPGPVATGRWDYLVEIMADEQDLTFDQAMEVAENSIPLGRICEPQEVANVVTFLASEQASFVNGGVIDVDGGQEKALLEFETIRAASENLD; the protein is encoded by the coding sequence ATGGACCTAGGAATTAATGGTAAAGTTGCGGTCGTTACAGGTGCAAGTCAAGGAATCGGGAATGCGATTGCGAACACCCTAGCAGAAGAGGGCGCAGATCTGGCGATTTGTGCTCGGAGTCCTGGGCCGCTTGAAGAGGCGGCCGAAGAGATTGAATCTAAACACGGTGTTGAATGTTTGCCGAAGACCGCCGATTTTACGGACCGCGATGACGTGGCGGCTTTCGTTGATTCAGTAGTTGATCACTACGGCAAGATTGACATCTTCGTGAACAATGCCGGTAGTGCACCAGGCGGCTTATTAGAGAACCTTGACGAGGACGACTGGTACAAGGCGCTTGATCTGAAGCTGATGGGACACGTCCGCGGAGCGACGGAAGCAATGCCTCATCTTGTTGAGAGCGAAGGTGTATTGGTCAACTTGGTGGGCAATGACGGGACAAAACCCAGCCCTGGCGAGCTAGCACCCGGTGCAGCCAACGCGGGTGACATCAACATGACGGAGGCACTGGCAAAGCAGTACGGCCGGAAGGGCGTTCGGGTCAACGCAGTTAACCCGGGCCCAGTTGCGACGGGCCGGTGGGACTATCTTGTCGAGATTATGGCCGACGAACAGGACCTTACCTTTGATCAGGCGATGGAGGTCGCGGAGAACAGCATCCCGCTCGGTCGTATCTGTGAACCACAAGAAGTCGCCAACGTTGTCACGTTCTTGGCCTCCGAGCAGGCGAGTTTCGTTAACGGTGGCGTCATTGATGTTGACGGTGGTCAAGAGAAGGCGCTGCTTGAGTTTGAGACCATTCGCGCTGCGAGTGAAAACTTGGATTGA
- a CDS encoding VOC family protein yields MSDDDIRLQDIDHIGAPVWDADAATAFYQRFGKEVVIDEDLPEYNIRAVFLDFDGVYLEFLEPAGPGNVKTFLERHGPGYQHIAYRVDDIEAAVEYLRKDGVVFQSDEPMPGAGDTRIIFVEERHTAGFQVELVERI; encoded by the coding sequence ATGAGCGACGACGACATCCGATTGCAGGATATCGACCATATCGGTGCTCCAGTCTGGGACGCCGATGCGGCGACGGCGTTCTACCAACGCTTCGGCAAGGAGGTAGTCATAGACGAGGACCTTCCGGAGTACAACATCCGGGCGGTCTTCCTAGATTTCGATGGAGTATATCTGGAGTTTCTCGAGCCGGCCGGCCCAGGAAACGTAAAGACGTTTCTCGAGCGTCATGGGCCGGGTTATCAGCACATAGCCTATCGAGTTGACGATATCGAGGCGGCCGTCGAATATCTCCGTAAAGACGGAGTTGTATTCCAGAGCGATGAACCCATGCCCGGCGCGGGTGATACCCGAATTATATTCGTTGAGGAGCGACACACTGCAGGGTTCCAAGTAGAACTGGTTGAGCGCATTTAA
- a CDS encoding molybdopterin molybdotransferase MoeA gives MVHDHEDMVWRSVAVEKVSELRQSALAQSSSETIVIDSLSGRVLTTTIVAKRDIPSVDHATMDGYAFDATDDYPLSVVDGEVFPEDEPEPLNNGEAVEIATGAPLPPNANAVLKREAATVDEGQLDGLEIDPGMYTYARGSNVSAGETLFERGERLSAKDAILLGDLGYDEVQVAERFSVGILATGTEIHEKQRKDLDSAMLAALVRSWGHEATYEGTVPDDYQTVKSKIAGLADRYDVILTTGGTSVGHKDYVIRALSELGNIHFHRVRVRPGKPIAAATLADDEAVAFAIPGKPLGAHTIATLIARPFFTGRVELPTINATLESSVDLGPDGFEYAIPVVLENGNAIPLGHTNSPLKVYDRQFDPSVLSSTTRATRADGFVLRQEELSAGEKVDVVPYSVLE, from the coding sequence ATGGTTCATGATCACGAGGACATGGTCTGGCGTTCGGTAGCCGTAGAAAAAGTCAGTGAACTCCGGCAATCAGCGCTAGCACAGTCCAGTTCCGAAACCATCGTGATTGACTCGCTATCCGGTCGTGTTCTTACGACCACAATCGTCGCAAAGCGGGATATCCCGTCGGTTGACCATGCGACGATGGACGGGTATGCATTCGATGCAACTGACGATTATCCGCTCTCAGTCGTCGATGGCGAGGTGTTCCCAGAGGACGAGCCAGAGCCGCTCAACAATGGCGAAGCAGTCGAGATAGCAACTGGAGCTCCGCTCCCGCCGAACGCAAATGCTGTCTTAAAACGGGAAGCCGCGACCGTCGACGAGGGTCAGCTTGACGGCTTAGAAATCGATCCAGGAATGTATACCTACGCTCGTGGAAGTAATGTCAGCGCGGGTGAAACGCTGTTCGAGCGAGGTGAGCGCCTCTCGGCCAAGGACGCGATCTTACTCGGTGATCTCGGGTACGATGAGGTGCAAGTCGCAGAACGCTTCTCGGTCGGCATTCTCGCTACAGGAACAGAAATTCACGAAAAGCAGCGCAAAGACCTCGATTCCGCGATGCTCGCCGCTCTCGTCCGATCGTGGGGACACGAAGCTACCTACGAAGGAACTGTTCCTGATGACTACCAGACCGTCAAATCAAAAATTGCAGGCCTCGCCGACCGGTACGATGTCATTCTTACGACGGGCGGTACCAGTGTCGGGCATAAGGACTACGTGATTCGTGCATTATCCGAACTTGGCAACATCCACTTCCACCGTGTTCGAGTTCGACCGGGTAAGCCGATCGCTGCGGCGACCCTTGCGGACGATGAGGCAGTTGCATTCGCAATACCCGGAAAGCCACTTGGTGCCCACACAATCGCGACGCTTATCGCGCGACCCTTCTTCACTGGGAGAGTGGAACTCCCGACAATCAATGCGACGTTAGAGTCATCTGTAGACTTAGGTCCGGACGGGTTTGAGTATGCCATTCCCGTAGTCTTGGAAAATGGAAACGCGATTCCCCTCGGGCACACCAACTCCCCACTCAAGGTATATGATCGACAGTTTGATCCAAGCGTACTTTCCTCGACAACTCGGGCAACCAGAGCCGACGGGTTTGTTCTCCGACAGGAGGAACTATCGGCAGGTGAAAAAGTGGACGTCGTCCCCTACTCTGTACTCGAATGA
- a CDS encoding xanthine dehydrogenase family protein molybdopterin-binding subunit, with protein sequence MGQQEPVERPADTGQDAPDGPVGEREARVDALGKVTGEMDYTADIPFDDLAHGQLVRSTIAHGYVESIDVDDALEIEGVIDVIFADQIPGEKRIGSIIPDQPLLNDEKVRYLGDPVALVVAENEATARQAADKIVIEYDRLPKALDADEALAEDAEPIHETGNLIDEYGFTRGDPDAAFEDADVTVEESYQSSMIDHVPLEPEASTAKRCYDDTVEVWTSTQHPHGDRQSIARVLDIPERDIEVNRPAVGGGFGSKLEHNQPCYAAVAAWITDRPVRVKYKRDDEFRGTVKRNTLTLDYRIAADKDGKLRAVEADITVDGGSYLSFSSGVAVRSLVHCTGPYYVDAVDASGRAVYTNKPWGGAMRSFDMFQTTFAIESTLDVLAEELGLDPAELRERNAFDGSKPASTTGQEIEAAGLPETIKDVRTALEDIEIEQPEDPAKRRGVGLASMWYGCGETGHHHPSSAFCEIHSDGTATIQCAAAEIGQGSDTALSQIAAETLGLDIDDVKLVTDSTVAPNANETSASRQTFVSGNAVRLATEDALGTILEKAAGIFEEQFDVRVAPADLRATERKIVAPSTDETIPFEEAVLACNNDGLLLTGTASYTPLFDFDIETFRGSPYPTFSFATHGVVVEVDVETGVVEVEQIITSHDVGTAVNPALVEGQIEGGAVMGMGHTLMEEVELDDQGQILNASLMDYHIPQSRQAPDIETHLVESASDEDGPYGAKGVGESALIPIGPAIANAVADATNSRITELPLKPERVVRSLPKDIIYQ encoded by the coding sequence ATGGGTCAGCAAGAACCAGTCGAACGACCAGCGGATACTGGGCAAGACGCGCCAGACGGTCCGGTAGGCGAACGGGAAGCTCGGGTAGACGCGCTTGGGAAGGTCACAGGCGAGATGGACTATACTGCCGACATCCCGTTCGATGACTTAGCGCATGGTCAACTGGTGCGAAGCACCATTGCGCATGGCTACGTAGAATCCATTGACGTCGACGATGCCCTTGAAATAGAAGGCGTAATTGATGTAATTTTCGCCGATCAGATTCCAGGCGAGAAACGCATTGGATCAATTATCCCCGACCAGCCGCTCCTTAACGACGAGAAGGTCCGCTACCTCGGTGATCCAGTTGCCCTGGTTGTCGCCGAAAATGAAGCGACCGCTAGGCAGGCGGCAGACAAAATTGTAATTGAGTACGATCGCTTGCCGAAAGCCCTCGATGCGGATGAGGCGTTAGCAGAGGATGCGGAACCAATTCATGAAACGGGGAATCTCATCGATGAATACGGCTTTACTCGAGGCGACCCCGATGCAGCCTTTGAGGATGCGGACGTGACTGTTGAGGAGTCATACCAGAGTTCGATGATCGATCACGTCCCACTGGAACCCGAAGCGTCGACGGCGAAGCGATGTTATGACGATACTGTCGAGGTCTGGACGAGCACTCAGCATCCCCATGGCGACCGGCAGAGCATCGCCCGAGTTCTCGATATCCCAGAACGAGACATTGAGGTCAACCGCCCGGCTGTTGGCGGTGGATTCGGATCGAAACTTGAGCACAATCAACCCTGCTACGCTGCGGTTGCAGCCTGGATAACCGACCGTCCTGTCCGAGTCAAGTACAAGCGCGACGATGAGTTTCGCGGAACGGTAAAGCGGAATACTCTTACACTCGATTACCGGATTGCAGCCGACAAGGACGGTAAATTGCGAGCAGTTGAGGCCGACATCACGGTAGACGGCGGCTCCTATCTCTCCTTCTCCAGTGGAGTCGCAGTTCGGTCTTTAGTCCACTGTACTGGGCCGTACTACGTCGATGCAGTCGATGCTAGTGGACGGGCTGTCTACACGAACAAACCCTGGGGTGGGGCGATGCGCTCTTTCGACATGTTCCAAACGACTTTCGCTATCGAGTCTACACTGGACGTATTGGCGGAGGAACTCGGCTTGGATCCAGCCGAACTCCGCGAGCGAAACGCTTTCGACGGTTCAAAGCCCGCATCAACGACTGGTCAAGAGATTGAGGCCGCTGGGCTACCCGAGACCATCAAGGACGTTCGGACTGCGCTAGAAGATATCGAGATCGAACAGCCCGAAGACCCAGCCAAGCGCCGCGGAGTTGGACTGGCATCAATGTGGTACGGATGTGGAGAAACCGGCCATCACCATCCTTCGAGTGCATTCTGTGAGATCCATTCCGATGGCACGGCTACAATACAGTGCGCTGCTGCCGAAATCGGACAGGGTTCCGACACCGCACTCAGTCAGATTGCAGCGGAGACTCTTGGTCTCGATATTGATGACGTGAAATTGGTCACCGACAGCACGGTCGCACCTAACGCTAACGAAACATCGGCCAGCAGGCAAACGTTTGTCTCGGGAAATGCTGTCAGGTTAGCAACTGAGGACGCCCTAGGGACAATCCTAGAGAAGGCCGCTGGAATTTTTGAAGAACAGTTTGATGTGCGTGTCGCACCAGCAGACCTCCGTGCTACCGAAAGGAAGATTGTCGCCCCCTCAACTGACGAAACAATACCATTCGAGGAAGCAGTTCTTGCCTGCAATAATGATGGCCTCCTCCTGACCGGGACCGCTTCTTACACGCCCCTCTTCGACTTCGATATCGAGACTTTCAGGGGAAGCCCCTATCCCACCTTCTCCTTCGCTACTCATGGAGTTGTAGTTGAGGTTGATGTTGAAACCGGAGTTGTTGAAGTCGAACAAATCATCACTTCCCACGACGTAGGGACGGCGGTGAATCCGGCTCTTGTTGAGGGGCAGATCGAGGGGGGTGCGGTAATGGGCATGGGCCACACACTGATGGAGGAAGTCGAACTAGACGACCAAGGCCAAATTCTGAACGCCTCGCTTATGGATTACCACATCCCTCAGAGCCGTCAAGCTCCGGATATCGAGACCCACCTTGTTGAGTCAGCTAGTGACGAAGATGGACCATACGGCGCCAAGGGTGTCGGTGAGTCCGCCCTCATTCCGATCGGGCCGGCAATCGCCAATGCCGTAGCCGACGCTACCAACTCGCGAATCACCGAGTTACCTCTCAAACCTGAACGGGTCGTCCGTTCTCTCCCTAAGGACATTATCTACCAATAA